A single genomic interval of Nitratidesulfovibrio sp. SRB-5 harbors:
- a CDS encoding DUF485 domain-containing protein, with protein MHHHPDEAQFAALVRARWSVSLTLTALMLAIYFGFIMVLAFRRDLLQASVGGGMTLGIPVGFGIIVIASALTGVYVWWANRSYDGAVRRIVADMQSGVPSGQQAGQTVKGAHHG; from the coding sequence GTGCACCACCACCCCGACGAGGCGCAGTTCGCGGCGCTGGTCCGCGCCCGGTGGAGCGTTTCCCTTACCCTGACGGCCCTGATGCTGGCCATCTACTTCGGTTTCATCATGGTGCTGGCCTTCCGGCGCGACCTGTTGCAGGCCTCCGTGGGCGGCGGCATGACCCTGGGCATTCCCGTGGGGTTCGGCATCATCGTCATCGCCTCGGCGCTCACCGGCGTCTACGTGTGGTGGGCCAACCGTTCGTATGACGGTGCGGTGCGCCGCATCGTGGCGGACATGCAATCGGGCGTGCCGTCCGGCCAGCAAGCGGGACAGACCGTGAAGGGGGCGCACCATGGCTAG
- a CDS encoding sodium:solute symporter family transporter, whose product MASEFTSTIGQPNALSIGFFFLFVAFTLGVTWWAARRSRSAAEFYAAGRSVTGFQNGLALAGDYMSAASFLGIAGLVALKGYDGLIYSIGFLVGWPVMMFLIAEPLRNLGKYTFADVVAYRLRQKPIRVAAACGSLMTVAFYLIAQMVGSGSLVHLMFGLPYETAVLVVGAVMIAYVLFGGMLATTWVQIIKAVLLLGGASVMVFFVLRHFGFSPAELFRASAARYGDKVLAPGGLVSNPWDALSLGMALMFGTAGLPHILMRFYTVPDAKAARKSVFYATGLISYFYVLTFIIGFGAMTLVGQEVVAGFDKGGNMAALLLAEVTGGTMFLGFIAAVAFATILAVVAGLTLAGATTYAHDLYANVFRRGQSTEDDEVRMAKRATVALGVLAVALGIAFKGQNVAFMVGLAFAIAASANFPALLMSILWKRFSTFGAVCSIATGATLAVGLIVLSPTVWVDVLHSPWGMAAPFMLKNPALISLPAAFAAGWLGSVLRPEPDAEQRYAEQKIRNYLGVGAE is encoded by the coding sequence ATGGCTAGCGAATTCACCTCCACCATCGGGCAGCCCAATGCGTTGTCCATCGGGTTCTTCTTCCTGTTCGTGGCCTTCACCCTGGGCGTCACCTGGTGGGCGGCCCGGCGCAGCCGCTCCGCCGCGGAATTCTACGCGGCAGGGCGCAGCGTCACCGGGTTCCAGAACGGGCTGGCCCTTGCGGGCGACTACATGAGCGCGGCCTCGTTCCTGGGCATTGCCGGGCTGGTGGCGCTGAAGGGGTACGACGGGCTCATCTATTCCATCGGCTTCCTGGTGGGCTGGCCGGTGATGATGTTCCTCATCGCCGAGCCGCTGCGCAACCTCGGCAAGTACACCTTTGCCGACGTGGTGGCCTACCGCCTGCGCCAGAAGCCCATCCGCGTGGCGGCGGCGTGCGGCTCGCTGATGACCGTGGCCTTCTACCTCATCGCCCAGATGGTGGGCTCCGGCTCGCTGGTGCACCTGATGTTCGGCCTGCCGTACGAAACGGCGGTGCTGGTGGTGGGCGCGGTGATGATCGCTTACGTGCTGTTCGGCGGCATGCTGGCCACCACATGGGTGCAGATCATCAAGGCCGTGCTGTTGTTGGGCGGTGCCAGCGTGATGGTGTTCTTCGTGTTGCGGCACTTCGGCTTCAGCCCGGCGGAACTGTTCCGCGCATCCGCCGCGCGCTACGGCGACAAGGTGCTGGCCCCCGGCGGCCTCGTGTCCAACCCGTGGGACGCCCTGTCGCTGGGCATGGCGCTGATGTTCGGCACGGCGGGGCTGCCGCACATCCTGATGCGCTTCTATACCGTGCCGGACGCCAAGGCCGCCCGCAAGTCGGTGTTCTACGCCACGGGCCTCATCTCGTACTTCTACGTGCTCACCTTCATCATCGGCTTCGGCGCCATGACGCTGGTGGGGCAGGAGGTCGTCGCCGGGTTCGACAAGGGGGGCAACATGGCCGCGCTGCTGCTGGCCGAGGTGACCGGCGGCACCATGTTCCTGGGCTTCATCGCCGCCGTGGCCTTCGCCACCATCCTGGCCGTGGTGGCCGGGCTGACCCTGGCGGGCGCCACCACCTACGCCCATGACCTCTACGCCAACGTGTTCCGGCGCGGTCAGTCCACGGAAGACGACGAGGTGCGCATGGCCAAGCGGGCCACCGTGGCGCTGGGCGTGCTGGCCGTGGCGCTGGGCATCGCCTTCAAGGGGCAGAACGTGGCCTTCATGGTGGGGCTGGCCTTCGCCATCGCCGCCAGCGCCAACTTCCCCGCGCTGCTCATGTCCATCCTGTGGAAGCGCTTTTCCACCTTCGGGGCGGTGTGCTCCATCGCCACCGGGGCCACGCTGGCCGTGGGGCTCATCGTGCTCAGCCCCACCGTGTGGGTGGACGTGCTGCATTCGCCCTGGGGCATGGCCGCACCCTTCATGCTGAAGAACCCGGCGCTCATCTCGCTGCCCGCCGCCTTTGCCGCCGGGTGGCTGGGATCGGTGCTGCGGCCCGAGCCCGACGCGGAACAGCGCTACGCCGAACAGAAGATCCGCAACTACCTCGGCGTGGGCGCGGAGTAG
- a CDS encoding putative nucleotidyltransferase substrate binding domain-containing protein: MKTGDPAMATMAPPDGEGPLVREGGRAAHGPLSLAALPAETPLLRPVRDVLEECGTAACRAPLYVAAGTPLREAAARMAGAGASACLVRAAGADTGRDAPGEGADCSRATNSGPADVQRPPDVQHQADCQHPAGILTERDVVRALARHGAAAASLPVEAAMTAALVTVREDELLFEGLSRMVRHTIRRLVVVAADGAVRGLLEERDLLAAGADNPVQLVADMAAAPDGAACRPLLERARRVVVRCVEQGVPARHVGRLGAELHDHLLARLTHLAVTAMPLPPPAPFGMAVLGSQARREQFLSADQDAAMVISEAFGDVPPEQVADYFQRLAARLAALQGEAGVPDCPHGVVPGNPAWRMTLPQWRADVAAMLRAPDAPGVLRCSMLADARGVDDGWDLVVRLRALLADMVRGAPLMLRYMAREAVRFAPPLGMFGALVVERATAGKSDGQGGSAGSRKSDGRMAGALDLKRGGLFPLMHGVRTLTLDAGATAHDTAGRIARLRAAGVLSATRAADLGEAMDHLLGLRARAQAAALRAGAVADDRVRPDDLSGLEREQLKQCFKVVADFQDMLRRRYSLHLMT; encoded by the coding sequence ATGAAGACCGGCGATCCTGCCATGGCAACCATGGCCCCTCCCGACGGGGAGGGGCCTTTGGTGCGGGAAGGGGGCCGGGCCGCGCACGGCCCGTTGTCCCTCGCCGCGCTGCCCGCGGAAACTCCGTTGCTGCGTCCCGTGCGCGACGTGCTGGAAGAATGCGGCACGGCGGCTTGCCGCGCGCCGTTGTACGTGGCGGCGGGAACCCCCCTGCGCGAGGCCGCCGCGCGGATGGCCGGGGCGGGCGCATCCGCCTGTCTGGTGCGTGCGGCGGGGGCGGACACCGGACGGGATGCACCGGGGGAGGGGGCAGACTGTTCCCGGGCTACGAATAGCGGTCCGGCAGATGTCCAGCGTCCGCCCGACGTTCAGCATCAGGCAGATTGTCAGCACCCGGCGGGCATCCTGACCGAACGCGACGTGGTGCGCGCGCTGGCGCGGCACGGGGCGGCTGCGGCTTCGCTGCCCGTGGAAGCGGCCATGACCGCCGCGCTGGTCACCGTGCGCGAGGATGAGCTGCTGTTCGAAGGCCTGTCGCGCATGGTGCGCCACACCATCCGGCGGCTGGTTGTCGTGGCGGCGGACGGCGCGGTGCGCGGCCTGCTGGAGGAACGCGACCTACTGGCCGCTGGTGCGGACAACCCCGTGCAACTGGTGGCGGACATGGCCGCCGCGCCGGACGGGGCCGCCTGTCGCCCCTTGCTGGAACGGGCGCGCCGGGTGGTGGTGCGCTGCGTGGAGCAGGGCGTGCCCGCGCGCCACGTGGGGCGGCTGGGCGCGGAGTTGCACGATCATCTTTTGGCCCGCCTGACGCACCTTGCCGTGACGGCCATGCCGTTGCCGCCCCCGGCCCCGTTCGGCATGGCCGTGCTGGGCAGTCAGGCCCGGCGCGAGCAGTTCCTGTCCGCCGACCAGGACGCGGCCATGGTCATTTCCGAGGCCTTTGGCGACGTGCCGCCGGAACAGGTGGCCGACTATTTCCAGCGGCTGGCCGCGCGCCTTGCCGCCTTGCAGGGCGAGGCGGGGGTGCCGGACTGCCCGCACGGGGTGGTGCCGGGCAACCCCGCATGGCGCATGACCCTGCCCCAATGGCGGGCGGACGTGGCGGCCATGCTGCGTGCCCCCGACGCGCCGGGGGTGCTGCGCTGCTCCATGCTGGCCGACGCGCGGGGCGTGGATGACGGCTGGGATCTGGTGGTGCGCCTGCGCGCCCTGCTGGCGGACATGGTGCGCGGGGCCCCGTTGATGTTGCGCTACATGGCCCGGGAAGCGGTGCGCTTTGCCCCGCCGCTGGGCATGTTCGGCGCGCTGGTGGTGGAGCGGGCCACGGCGGGCAAGTCCGATGGGCAGGGCGGATCGGCAGGCAGCCGGAAGTCGGACGGGCGCATGGCGGGCGCGCTGGACCTCAAGCGGGGCGGGTTGTTTCCGCTGATGCACGGGGTGCGCACCCTGACGCTGGATGCGGGCGCCACCGCGCACGACACCGCCGGGCGCATCGCCCGGTTGCGGGCGGCGGGGGTGCTTTCCGCAACGCGTGCGGCGGACCTGGGCGAGGCCATGGACCACCTGCTGGGATTGCGGGCGCGGGCGCAGGCCGCAGCGTTGCGGGCAGGGGCGGTTGCCGACGACCGGGTGCGGCCCGACGACCTTTCCGGTCTGGAGCGCGAACAGTTGAAGCAGTGCTTCAAGGTTGTGGCGGACTTTCAGGACATGCTGCGGCGGCGGTATTCCCTGCATCTGATGACCTGA
- a CDS encoding DUF294 nucleotidyltransferase-like domain-containing protein has protein sequence MHEDVIRFLRGVPPFQFLPRARLRTLAFGTQVAFIPAGEALESTTEDGMPVLHVVVKGTIAVEGASAGLDGAAQGGEALGPGAVLGWPFGRVGAVPVAGQAEIRDRLDAWAATDALCYLLPVRTVADALDDRPDLRELLAPGFGPALLDLGVSAMARRSGLTWQGGRPWQAVTAGEAMPAGFAAAPVHVSLHEAARLMTARQRSAIVLLDGDGRAAGILTDRDFRSRVVGGGADHALPASAMMSAPVACVQTGTPCLDVMLLMAGRNIHHVVVVEGDEPVGVLSSHDLMVLRGVSPTALAERIGAAGTLTELVETAPRADALAAVLLAEGARAATLSATLPDLHDRMAARLFELGMAALGAPPRPWCFMAFGRAARREAWFRHRQWNGLVVGDAPDTYAPDTYAPDTHGVEGRDAGPGGGGLEEHVAAYFGTLARFVRDGLRALGFVPCPQGRMAATPGWTLTVAGWRDRFLRLAGAECGGTQTGGGADMPLPARLGMFDVRPVCGDAALGLRVAAVANAVLADAVQAGARWPLAAGQAGQTGRAGQTRQAEQARQAGQAGQAGQAGQAGQAGQAGRGGTPRAELLARVHVMAAGQGVQPPATLARLDALAAELAACEGTTEKMHAEVLHDARRACEYLLLRAAHAELARHGMGDGANESGPDESGEGESGEDVDDGVLMAGDFSAPALAAAGPGTPAGLDGLALRRVREILRALAGVPGPCKAAQPPRREDGANVVPAGHVPVAPCTPVTPVAPIAPVTPSRQGGRT, from the coding sequence ATGCACGAGGACGTGATCCGTTTCCTGCGCGGGGTGCCCCCGTTCCAGTTTCTGCCGCGCGCCCGGCTGCGCACGCTGGCCTTCGGCACGCAGGTGGCGTTCATTCCGGCGGGCGAGGCGCTTGAAAGCACCACGGAGGACGGCATGCCCGTGCTGCACGTGGTGGTGAAGGGGACCATTGCGGTGGAAGGCGCATCCGCCGGACTGGATGGCGCGGCGCAGGGCGGGGAGGCGCTGGGGCCGGGCGCGGTGCTTGGCTGGCCCTTCGGACGGGTGGGGGCGGTCCCCGTGGCCGGTCAGGCCGAGATTCGCGATCGGCTGGATGCATGGGCCGCCACCGATGCGCTGTGCTACCTGCTGCCGGTGCGGACCGTTGCCGATGCGCTGGACGACAGGCCCGACCTGCGTGAACTGCTGGCGCCCGGCTTCGGCCCCGCCTTGCTGGACCTGGGCGTGTCTGCCATGGCGCGGCGCAGCGGGCTGACCTGGCAGGGCGGGCGGCCATGGCAGGCCGTTACGGCAGGCGAGGCCATGCCCGCCGGGTTCGCGGCGGCGCCTGTCCACGTTTCACTGCACGAGGCGGCCCGGCTGATGACCGCACGCCAGCGCAGCGCCATCGTGCTGCTGGATGGTGACGGCAGGGCGGCGGGCATTCTGACCGACCGCGATTTCCGTTCCCGCGTGGTGGGGGGCGGGGCCGACCACGCCCTTCCCGCCAGCGCGATGATGTCCGCGCCGGTGGCGTGCGTGCAGACCGGAACGCCGTGCCTGGACGTGATGCTGCTCATGGCCGGGCGCAACATCCATCACGTGGTGGTGGTCGAGGGCGACGAGCCGGTGGGGGTGCTGTCCTCGCACGACCTGATGGTGCTGCGCGGGGTGTCGCCCACGGCGCTGGCGGAGCGCATCGGGGCGGCGGGCACCCTGACCGAACTGGTGGAGACCGCGCCGCGCGCCGATGCGCTGGCCGCCGTGCTGCTGGCCGAGGGGGCGCGCGCGGCAACGCTGTCCGCCACCCTGCCGGACCTGCATGACCGCATGGCCGCCCGACTGTTCGAACTGGGCATGGCCGCGCTGGGGGCGCCGCCGCGCCCGTGGTGCTTCATGGCTTTCGGGAGAGCGGCCCGGCGCGAGGCGTGGTTCCGCCACCGGCAATGGAACGGGCTGGTGGTGGGCGATGCCCCCGACACGTATGCCCCCGACACGTATGCCCCCGACACGCACGGCGTCGAAGGCCGCGATGCTGGCCCTGGCGGAGGGGGCCTTGAAGAGCATGTTGCCGCCTATTTCGGCACGCTGGCCCGCTTCGTGCGCGACGGGCTGCGGGCGCTGGGGTTTGTGCCCTGCCCGCAGGGACGCATGGCCGCCACGCCCGGCTGGACGTTGACCGTGGCGGGTTGGCGGGACAGGTTCCTCCGGTTGGCGGGTGCGGAATGCGGCGGCACGCAAACCGGAGGAGGGGCGGACATGCCCCTGCCTGCGCGGCTGGGCATGTTCGATGTACGCCCGGTGTGCGGGGACGCCGCACTGGGCCTGCGCGTGGCCGCCGTGGCCAACGCGGTACTGGCCGACGCTGTGCAGGCCGGAGCGCGCTGGCCGTTGGCTGCGGGACAGGCAGGCCAGACGGGCCGGGCCGGACAGACCAGACAGGCCGAACAGGCCAGACAGGCCGGACAGGCCGGACAGGCCGGACAGGCCGGACAGGCAGGACAGGCAGGACAGGCAGGACGGGGGGGCACCCCGCGCGCGGAACTGCTGGCAAGAGTGCATGTCATGGCGGCGGGACAGGGCGTGCAGCCACCCGCCACCCTTGCCCGGCTGGATGCCCTTGCGGCGGAACTGGCCGCCTGCGAGGGCACGACTGAAAAGATGCATGCCGAAGTTCTGCATGATGCCCGCCGCGCCTGCGAATACCTGCTGCTCCGCGCCGCCCATGCGGAACTTGCCCGCCACGGCATGGGCGACGGCGCGAACGAGAGCGGGCCGGACGAAAGCGGTGAGGGCGAGAGCGGCGAGGATGTGGACGATGGCGTGCTCATGGCGGGGGATTTCTCCGCCCCAGCGCTGGCGGCGGCGGGGCCGGGCACGCCTGCCGGTCTGGACGGGCTGGCCCTGCGCCGCGTCCGTGAAATCCTGCGCGCGCTGGCCGGGGTGCCGGGGCCTTGCAAGGCAGCCCAGCCACCCCGGCGGGAAGACGGGGCAAATGTCGTGCCCGCCGGGCACGTCCCGGTCGCCCCATGCACCCCGGTTACCCCAGTCGCCCCAATTGCTCCGGTCACTCCGTCCCGGCAGGGAGGCAGGACGTGA
- a CDS encoding 3'-5' exonuclease produces the protein MKRLLRRLLSGSGPDPATPLRGVVFVSLDCEMTGLNPARDDLLAVGAVVLRGMRLDLSATFRGLLRPVCPVRPEGVPVHGILPGEAAHGDEAAEQLARLDAWLAGCAAVPGAGNGAAVPVVLLGWCLGLDEAFLAAGRKRAGLPARTHPRCDVLDLFRHVRARGGAAPSGQGTMPPSGASPAPSTHAALADIPLKDADLYAVARALGVDVHGAHDALGDACLCAQVFQRLVPLLERGLGRRAVWGDLTRAADAATCGARNGGGGFGL, from the coding sequence GTGAAGCGGCTGCTGCGCCGCCTGCTGTCCGGCAGCGGTCCGGACCCGGCCACGCCGTTGCGGGGGGTGGTCTTCGTGTCGCTGGACTGCGAGATGACCGGCCTGAACCCGGCCCGTGACGATCTGCTGGCCGTGGGGGCCGTGGTCCTGCGGGGCATGCGCCTGGATCTTTCCGCCACCTTTCGCGGCCTGTTGCGCCCGGTCTGCCCGGTACGGCCCGAAGGTGTGCCCGTGCACGGCATTTTGCCCGGAGAAGCGGCCCACGGGGACGAGGCTGCGGAGCAACTGGCCAGACTGGACGCCTGGCTTGCCGGGTGCGCCGCAGTGCCCGGCGCGGGAAACGGGGCAGCGGTGCCGGTGGTGCTGCTGGGCTGGTGCCTGGGGCTGGACGAGGCCTTTCTGGCCGCCGGACGCAAGCGGGCCGGGCTGCCCGCCCGGACGCATCCCCGCTGTGACGTGCTGGACCTGTTCCGGCACGTGCGGGCACGGGGCGGGGCTGCGCCCTCCGGTCAGGGGACAATGCCCCCTTCCGGCGCATCCCCGGCGCCGTCCACGCACGCCGCGCTGGCGGACATCCCCCTCAAGGATGCGGACCTGTACGCGGTGGCCCGTGCGCTGGGGGTGGATGTGCACGGCGCGCATGACGCACTGGGCGATGCCTGCCTGTGCGCGCAGGTCTTCCAGCGCCTGGTTCCGCTGCTGGAACGGGGCCTTGGCCGCAGGGCCGTGTGGGGCGATCTGACCCGTGCCGCCGATGCGGCAACCTGCGGAGCCCGCAACGGGGGCGGAGGCTTCGGGCTGTGA
- a CDS encoding 4Fe-4S dicluster domain-containing protein, which produces MSTYCIVTDERRCISCKACEVHCKVKNAMPVGIKLGEHFTEGPVPGPNGAPLYRTLYMPCFHCEQPECVDVCPTGAMTKREADGIVHVVADDCIGCGACLEACPWHIPQWNEDGDKAVKCDLCMDRIDAGLKPACVTGCTTHALALVGQDDPRYEEQRKRAPQRVLAER; this is translated from the coding sequence ATGAGCACCTACTGCATCGTCACCGACGAACGCCGCTGCATCAGCTGCAAGGCGTGCGAAGTCCATTGCAAGGTCAAGAACGCCATGCCCGTGGGCATCAAGCTGGGCGAGCACTTCACCGAAGGCCCCGTGCCCGGCCCGAACGGCGCTCCCCTTTACCGCACCCTGTACATGCCCTGCTTCCACTGCGAGCAGCCGGAATGCGTGGACGTGTGCCCCACCGGGGCCATGACCAAGCGCGAGGCCGACGGCATCGTACACGTGGTGGCCGACGACTGCATCGGCTGCGGCGCCTGCCTGGAAGCCTGCCCCTGGCACATCCCCCAGTGGAACGAGGATGGCGACAAGGCCGTGAAATGCGACCTGTGCATGGACCGCATCGACGCCGGGCTGAAGCCAGCCTGCGTCACCGGCTGCACCACCCATGCGCTTGCGCTGGTGGGACAGGACGACCCCCGCTACGAGGAGCAGCGCAAGCGCGCGCCCCAGCGGGTTCTGGCGGAACGCTAG
- a CDS encoding molybdopterin-dependent oxidoreductase, which produces MLNQISNGRQTPEAAMAGRQQVYSVCGMCSVRCPIVVEVEDGKAVRIEGNPKSPLKGSLCARGAAGIALEMDTERPQRPLIRVGERGEGTWREASWDEALDYVAGKLKDITAAHGGRSVLFSDRGGPFVDLHQAFMRGLGSPNYCNHDSACARNVQHAAKSVMGIGRKEVVYDYRNCKHLVLQTRNILEAINVAEANAVLDGMEKGCKLSVVDIRATYTAGKADNFYMVRPGSDLAFNLAVIHVLINEGLYNKPYVEAHVQDLDALARHVATCTPQWAEGETGVPAAAITALARQLAEAAPNVIWHPGWMVARYDDSFHVCRTAYIINALLGSIGAKGGLPIANKPGDVGRKGLKKLVDLYPAPEEKRADGVGWRHTQFDGGPGLINLAYDAIATGDPYPVKAYICYRHDPLMAMPDAEAMKRKWEGLDLLVSVTFSWSDTAWHSDVVLPLSTYLSRESIIASKGGLKPQFFVRKRAMQPTLDTKADWEILCGLARRLGMDKLAFDRIEDIWEYQLQPTGVTMADFDAKGFVELCDAPRYREDAELKFATSSGKLEMISPKWTKAGEPSLRPYAAPPAPPQGMFRIAFGRTALHTQGHTVNNPLLAEQMPTNVAWINTARAAELGIADGELLEVLDARGTAAGRIRAFVTDFVHPEALFMVHGFGHRLPVESRARGKGVADQDLMPGGLERYDRAGGGISMQEHFVAVRKAAARA; this is translated from the coding sequence ATGCTCAACCAGATATCCAACGGCAGGCAAACACCGGAGGCAGCCATGGCAGGCAGGCAACAGGTGTACAGCGTATGCGGCATGTGCAGCGTGCGCTGTCCCATCGTGGTCGAGGTGGAGGACGGCAAGGCCGTTCGCATCGAGGGCAACCCCAAGTCGCCCCTCAAGGGGTCGCTCTGCGCGCGCGGCGCGGCGGGCATCGCCCTTGAAATGGATACGGAACGTCCCCAGCGCCCGCTGATCCGCGTGGGTGAACGCGGCGAAGGCACGTGGCGCGAAGCCTCGTGGGACGAGGCGCTGGACTACGTGGCCGGAAAACTGAAGGACATCACCGCAGCCCACGGCGGGCGCAGCGTGCTGTTTTCCGACCGGGGCGGCCCCTTCGTGGACCTGCACCAGGCGTTCATGCGCGGCCTTGGCTCGCCCAACTACTGCAACCACGACAGCGCCTGCGCGCGCAACGTGCAGCACGCCGCCAAATCGGTGATGGGCATCGGCCGCAAGGAAGTGGTCTACGACTACCGCAACTGCAAGCACCTGGTATTGCAGACCCGCAACATCCTTGAAGCCATCAACGTGGCCGAGGCCAACGCGGTGCTCGACGGCATGGAAAAGGGCTGCAAGCTCAGCGTGGTGGACATCCGCGCCACCTACACCGCGGGCAAGGCCGACAATTTCTACATGGTGCGCCCCGGCAGCGACCTGGCCTTCAACCTGGCCGTCATCCACGTGCTGATCAACGAGGGGCTGTACAACAAGCCCTACGTCGAAGCGCACGTGCAGGACCTGGATGCGCTGGCCCGGCACGTGGCCACCTGCACCCCCCAGTGGGCCGAAGGGGAAACCGGCGTGCCCGCCGCCGCCATCACCGCGCTGGCCCGCCAGCTGGCCGAGGCCGCGCCCAACGTCATCTGGCACCCCGGCTGGATGGTGGCCCGCTACGACGATTCGTTCCACGTCTGTCGCACCGCGTACATCATCAACGCCCTGCTCGGCTCCATCGGGGCCAAGGGCGGCCTGCCCATCGCCAACAAGCCCGGCGACGTGGGCCGCAAGGGCCTGAAGAAGCTGGTGGACCTGTACCCCGCCCCCGAAGAGAAGCGCGCCGACGGCGTGGGCTGGCGGCACACCCAGTTCGACGGCGGCCCCGGCCTGATCAACCTGGCCTACGACGCCATCGCCACCGGCGACCCGTACCCGGTCAAGGCATACATCTGCTACCGGCACGACCCGCTAATGGCCATGCCCGACGCCGAAGCCATGAAGCGCAAGTGGGAAGGGCTGGACCTTCTGGTCAGCGTGACCTTCTCGTGGTCGGACACGGCGTGGCATTCCGACGTGGTGCTGCCCCTGTCCACCTACCTTTCGCGCGAAAGCATCATCGCCTCCAAGGGCGGGCTGAAGCCGCAGTTCTTCGTGCGCAAGCGGGCCATGCAGCCCACGCTGGACACGAAGGCCGACTGGGAAATCCTGTGCGGCCTCGCCAGGCGGCTGGGCATGGACAAGCTGGCCTTCGACCGCATCGAGGACATCTGGGAATACCAGTTGCAGCCCACGGGCGTGACCATGGCCGACTTCGACGCCAAGGGCTTCGTGGAGCTGTGCGACGCGCCCAGGTACCGCGAGGACGCGGAGCTGAAGTTCGCCACCTCGTCCGGCAAGCTGGAAATGATCAGCCCCAAGTGGACCAAGGCCGGGGAACCCAGCCTGCGCCCCTACGCCGCGCCGCCCGCGCCGCCACAGGGCATGTTCCGCATCGCCTTCGGACGCACGGCGCTGCACACGCAGGGCCATACCGTGAACAATCCGCTGCTGGCCGAACAGATGCCCACCAACGTGGCCTGGATCAACACCGCAAGGGCCGCCGAACTGGGCATTGCCGACGGCGAGCTGCTGGAAGTGCTGGACGCGCGCGGCACTGCCGCCGGGCGCATCCGCGCCTTCGTCACCGACTTCGTCCACCCGGAGGCGCTGTTCATGGTGCACGGCTTCGGCCACCGGCTGCCGGTGGAATCGCGGGCGCGGGGCAAGGGCGTGGCCGACCAGGACCTGATGCCCGGAGGGCTGGAACGCTACGACCGGGCCGGGGGCGGCATCTCCATGCAGGAACACTTCGTCGCCGTGCGCAAGGCCGCGGCCAGGGCATAG
- a CDS encoding iron-containing alcohol dehydrogenase, whose amino-acid sequence MAVQEQVYGFFIPSVTLIGIGASKAIPEKIKALGGSKPLIVTDMGIVKAGILKQITDLLDAAKMAYSVYDETIPNPTDDNVHKGVEVYKKNKCDSLITLGGGSSHDCGKGIGLVIANGGKIHDFEGVDKSSKPMPPYVAVNTTAGTASEMTRFCIITDTSRKVKMAIVDWRVTPSIALDDPLLMMGMPPALTAATGMDALTHAVEAYVSTIATPMTDACAEQAITLIATFLRRAVANGRDIEARERMCFAQYLAGMAFNNASLGHVHAMAHQLGGFYDLPHGECNAILLPHVSQFNLIAKLDRFARIAELMGENISGLSVRDAAEKAICAIKRLSADVGIPAGLVALGKRYGKDVKAKDIAIMTKNAQKDACGLTNPRCPTDADVAAIYEAAM is encoded by the coding sequence ATGGCAGTGCAGGAACAGGTCTACGGGTTCTTCATTCCCAGCGTTACCCTGATCGGCATCGGTGCTTCCAAGGCCATCCCCGAGAAGATCAAGGCGCTCGGCGGGTCCAAGCCGCTCATCGTCACCGACATGGGCATCGTCAAGGCGGGCATCCTGAAGCAGATCACCGACCTGCTGGACGCCGCCAAGATGGCCTACTCCGTATACGACGAGACCATCCCCAACCCCACCGATGACAACGTCCACAAGGGCGTGGAAGTCTACAAGAAGAACAAGTGCGACAGCCTGATTACCCTTGGCGGCGGCAGCTCGCACGACTGCGGCAAGGGCATCGGCCTCGTCATCGCCAACGGCGGCAAGATTCACGACTTCGAAGGCGTGGACAAGTCGTCCAAGCCCATGCCGCCTTACGTGGCCGTGAACACCACGGCGGGCACCGCCTCTGAAATGACCCGCTTTTGCATCATCACCGACACCAGCCGCAAGGTGAAGATGGCCATCGTTGACTGGCGCGTGACCCCCAGCATCGCCCTGGACGACCCGCTGCTGATGATGGGCATGCCCCCGGCGCTGACCGCCGCCACCGGCATGGACGCCCTGACCCACGCCGTGGAAGCCTACGTTTCCACCATCGCCACCCCCATGACCGATGCCTGTGCCGAACAGGCCATCACGCTCATCGCCACCTTCCTGCGCCGCGCCGTGGCCAACGGGCGCGACATCGAGGCCCGCGAGCGGATGTGCTTCGCCCAGTACCTGGCGGGCATGGCCTTCAACAACGCCAGCCTTGGCCACGTGCACGCCATGGCCCACCAGCTTGGCGGCTTCTACGACCTGCCGCATGGCGAATGCAACGCCATCCTGCTGCCCCACGTCTCGCAGTTCAACCTCATCGCCAAGCTGGACCGCTTTGCCCGCATCGCGGAACTGATGGGCGAGAACATCAGCGGCCTTTCGGTGCGCGACGCGGCGGAAAAGGCCATCTGCGCCATCAAGCGCCTGTCGGCGGACGTGGGCATTCCCGCCGGTCTGGTGGCCCTTGGCAAGCGCTACGGCAAGGACGTGAAGGCCAAGGACATCGCCATCATGACCAAGAACGCCCAGAAGGACGCCTGCGGCCTGACCAATCCGCGCTGTCCCACCGATGCTGATGTCGCGGCCATTTACGAAGCGGCCATGTAA